A window of the Thalassospira sp. TSL5-1 genome harbors these coding sequences:
- a CDS encoding D-lyxose/D-mannose family sugar isomerase yields the protein MRRSEINACIRQAKDLYNSISFRLPEWAHYSPADWEQQPDLAQWCHAHQMGWDVTDYGEGRFAERGLILFCVRNGILRQPGEVPYAEKIMIVGENQECPWHYHKVKMEDIIVRGGGNLVIELYNLGKDGEMDKESDVQVRTDGKLNILPAGGKVVLEPGQSVTLPRTMIHRFYGEEGKGPVIVGEVSQVNDDLTDNYFFDTDARFTKIEEDEAPIHPLWNELGQ from the coding sequence ATGCGTCGCTCGGAAATCAATGCCTGCATCCGGCAGGCCAAGGACCTTTACAATTCGATTTCGTTTCGCCTGCCCGAATGGGCGCATTATTCGCCAGCAGACTGGGAACAGCAGCCCGATCTGGCACAATGGTGCCATGCCCACCAAATGGGCTGGGATGTGACCGATTACGGCGAAGGCCGTTTTGCCGAACGCGGGCTAATCCTGTTTTGCGTGCGCAATGGCATTTTGCGCCAGCCCGGCGAAGTGCCCTATGCCGAAAAAATCATGATTGTCGGCGAAAACCAGGAATGCCCGTGGCATTATCACAAGGTCAAAATGGAGGACATCATTGTCCGGGGTGGCGGCAATCTGGTGATAGAACTTTATAACCTGGGCAAAGATGGCGAAATGGACAAGGAAAGCGATGTTCAGGTTCGGACTGACGGCAAACTGAACATCCTGCCTGCTGGCGGCAAAGTTGTGCTGGAACCGGGCCAGAGTGTCACGCTGCCGCGCACCATGATCCATCGCTTTTATGGTGAAGAAGGCAAAGGGCCTGTCATCGTTGGTGAAGTATCGCAGGTCAATGATGACCTGACCGATAACTATTTCTTCGATACCGACGCCCGCTTTACCAAAATTGAAGAAGACGAAGCGCCGATCCATCCGCTATGGAATGAATTGGGCCAGTAA
- a CDS encoding SIMPL domain-containing protein: MGKVSVVIAAIVVAAGIAGAGALVGQGIVNMRSLDRFVTVKGLAEQDVKADRAVWPITFVATNDVLQTAQQKIEDDTETLQTFLEAHGISRDQTELQNLQVTDQLAQSYRSGPVESRYIVSQTVQVSSNDVEAVAKASQDIGKLLQKGIVLGGQGYNAGPSYLFTKLNDIKPEMIAKATANARESAQQFAQDSGGKLGGIRRANQGLFQILAADGAPNTTETNQINKTVRVVTTMEYLLED, encoded by the coding sequence ATGGGTAAGGTTTCGGTTGTGATTGCGGCAATCGTTGTGGCGGCGGGGATTGCTGGTGCCGGGGCGCTGGTGGGGCAGGGCATTGTCAATATGCGCTCGCTGGATCGCTTTGTGACAGTCAAGGGCCTGGCCGAACAGGATGTAAAGGCGGATCGTGCGGTGTGGCCGATTACCTTTGTGGCCACCAATGATGTGTTGCAAACCGCCCAGCAAAAAATTGAGGATGATACCGAAACCCTGCAAACGTTCCTGGAGGCTCATGGCATTTCGCGTGATCAGACCGAATTGCAAAACCTGCAGGTGACGGATCAACTCGCGCAAAGCTATCGTTCCGGCCCGGTTGAAAGCCGCTATATCGTCAGCCAGACGGTGCAGGTCAGCTCCAATGATGTGGAAGCAGTGGCAAAGGCCTCGCAGGATATTGGCAAATTGCTGCAAAAGGGCATTGTTTTGGGCGGGCAGGGCTATAATGCAGGGCCAAGTTACCTGTTTACCAAGCTCAACGATATCAAACCCGAGATGATTGCCAAGGCAACCGCCAATGCGCGTGAAAGTGCGCAGCAATTTGCCCAGGATTCCGGTGGCAAGCTGGGCGGCATTCGTCGCGCCAACCAGGGTTTGTTTCAAATTCTGGCCGCAGATGGCGCCCCCAATACCACCGAAACCAACCAGATCAATAAAACCGTGCGGGTTGTCACAACAATGGAATATCTGCTGGAAGACTGA
- a CDS encoding rRNA large subunit pseudouridine synthase E — protein sequence MARLILLNKPYGVLTQFTDKENGRSTLADYVDLPGVYAAGRLDRDSEGLLLLTDNGALNAQIAHPKYKKAKTYWVQVEGEPDDAALDALRKGVMLKDGMTLPAKVRRIAEPEGLWERDPPVRFRKSIPTSWIELGITEGRNRQVRRMTAAVGFPTLRLIRYAIGDWSLDGLAPGQWREIEVAAPAAPPPSARDNPGLRQKRSRGGLKKAVPGKTEEQNGRHAAEGSDGAAKNRRNRYKPQPADGAGQGDRVKRRGRRSGGAKPRSGR from the coding sequence ATGGCGCGACTGATTTTATTAAATAAACCCTATGGGGTTCTGACCCAGTTTACCGACAAAGAAAATGGCCGGTCGACGCTGGCCGATTATGTCGATTTGCCCGGCGTTTACGCCGCCGGAAGGCTGGATCGCGATAGCGAAGGGTTGTTGCTGTTAACCGATAATGGCGCGCTCAATGCCCAAATCGCGCATCCCAAATACAAAAAGGCCAAAACATACTGGGTGCAGGTCGAAGGCGAGCCGGATGACGCGGCACTGGATGCCTTGCGCAAAGGTGTGATGCTCAAGGATGGGATGACCCTGCCTGCCAAAGTTCGAAGGATCGCCGAACCTGAAGGATTGTGGGAGCGGGACCCGCCTGTCCGGTTTCGTAAATCCATTCCGACAAGCTGGATCGAACTTGGCATTACCGAAGGCCGTAACCGCCAGGTCCGCCGGATGACAGCCGCCGTGGGGTTTCCCACCTTGCGGTTGATCCGCTATGCGATTGGCGACTGGTCTCTCGATGGGCTGGCACCGGGGCAATGGCGGGAAATCGAGGTTGCTGCCCCTGCAGCACCCCCGCCATCCGCACGCGATAACCCGGGCCTGCGCCAAAAACGGTCTCGCGGAGGTCTTAAAAAGGCCGTGCCAGGCAAAACGGAGGAGCAAAACGGTCGCCACGCAGCAGAGGGATCAGATGGTGCTGCCAAAAACCGGCGTAATCGTTATAAACCCCAACCCGCAGATGGGGCCGGGCAGGGCGATAGGGTAAAACGCCGGGGGCGGCGTTCTGGTGGGGCAAAGCCGCGGTCTGGCCGATAG
- a CDS encoding 23S rRNA (adenine(2030)-N(6))-methyltransferase RlmJ, producing MLSYLHGFHAGNVADVHKHAALVLILAHLQKKDKPFCVIDTHAGAGWYDLSSHQAQKTGEWKAGIAAVQHGRNIPAALKPYLDLVTGFVPENLHNEESGETGGKPVYYPGSPFIVQKMLREGDRLLLMELHPREYETLDRRVYHDRRINLQKRDGYEGLVAMVPPTIRRGMVLMDPSYDVKQDYARAAKSIMAAHRRWATATYMLWYPILTDGFEGELHQMFRQIQTPGGVLCSELAASHGGARGRMLGSGLLIVNPPFQLDAQLAEIGDWLAGVVQLPGPAAHQLDWLVNAQ from the coding sequence ATGCTGAGTTACCTGCACGGGTTTCACGCCGGCAATGTTGCCGATGTTCACAAACATGCCGCATTGGTGCTGATCCTTGCGCATTTGCAAAAAAAGGATAAGCCCTTCTGCGTGATTGATACCCATGCCGGGGCGGGCTGGTATGATCTTTCCAGCCACCAGGCGCAAAAAACCGGCGAGTGGAAAGCTGGGATTGCTGCAGTGCAGCATGGACGCAATATCCCGGCCGCGCTGAAACCCTATCTGGACCTGGTAACAGGGTTTGTGCCGGAAAACCTGCATAATGAAGAGAGTGGTGAGACAGGCGGAAAACCGGTTTATTATCCGGGCTCGCCTTTTATTGTGCAAAAAATGCTGCGCGAAGGCGACCGGCTTTTGCTGATGGAATTGCATCCGCGTGAATATGAAACGCTGGACCGTCGCGTGTATCATGATCGGCGGATCAACCTGCAAAAACGCGACGGTTATGAAGGCTTGGTGGCGATGGTACCGCCGACGATCCGCCGGGGAATGGTCCTGATGGATCCCAGCTATGATGTGAAGCAGGATTATGCCCGTGCCGCCAAATCGATTATGGCTGCACACCGCCGCTGGGCCACGGCAACCTATATGCTGTGGTATCCGATCCTGACCGATGGATTTGAGGGCGAATTACACCAGATGTTCCGCCAGATCCAGACACCGGGCGGGGTTTTATGCAGCGAGCTTGCTGCCAGCCACGGCGGGGCCAGGGGCCGAATGCTGGGTTCGGGGCTTTTGATTGTGAACCCGCCTTTCCAGCTTGATGCACAATTGGCTGAAATCGGTGATTGGCTGGCCGGGGTGGTGCAGTTGCCCGGGCCTGCGGCACACCAGTTGGACTGGCTGGTAAACGCACAATAA
- a CDS encoding ChrR family anti-sigma-E factor — MNIKHHPTDETLLAYAGGTLSQAMELVIATHMTLCPHCRAKVADMEACGGAMLNGSDGLAMNVDALDQVMAMIEQESANENMPAPAVTAPRRVAVAPSMRGNAVPSLPTPLANLLPENILSLEDIPWRSLAPGVKHFPLKSVQTKGTVRLLKIAPGISIPDHGHGGHEMTLLLKGSYIDDVGRFCAGDVADLMDDTDHQPIADTAEDCICLIATDAPLKFNGILPKLLQPFIGM, encoded by the coding sequence ATGAACATCAAACACCACCCGACAGACGAAACATTGCTGGCCTATGCCGGCGGCACCCTGTCCCAGGCGATGGAGCTTGTCATTGCCACCCATATGACCCTGTGCCCCCATTGCCGCGCAAAAGTTGCCGACATGGAGGCCTGTGGCGGTGCCATGCTGAATGGCAGCGACGGCCTTGCCATGAATGTCGATGCGCTTGATCAGGTCATGGCGATGATCGAACAGGAAAGTGCCAACGAAAACATGCCAGCCCCCGCGGTAACGGCACCGCGCCGGGTGGCCGTTGCGCCCAGCATGCGGGGCAACGCGGTGCCATCTTTGCCAACCCCGCTTGCCAACCTGCTGCCGGAAAACATTTTGTCGCTGGAGGATATTCCCTGGCGCAGCCTGGCACCGGGTGTGAAGCATTTCCCCTTAAAATCTGTGCAGACCAAGGGCACGGTCCGGCTGCTTAAAATTGCCCCGGGTATTAGCATTCCCGATCATGGGCATGGCGGTCATGAAATGACCCTGCTGCTCAAAGGATCCTATATTGATGATGTGGGCCGGTTTTGTGCCGGTGATGTGGCAGACTTGATGGATGATACCGACCATCAGCCCATTGCCGATACTGCCGAGGATTGCATCTGCCTGATTGCCACCGACGCACCACTGAAATTCAACGGAATTTTGCCCAAATTGCTGCAACCCTTTATCGGGATGTAA
- a CDS encoding sigma-70 family RNA polymerase sigma factor yields MNGTATNRRAPANPEDARQYADWIVAIAASRDKAAFARLFAHFGPRVKVYMFRFIGTQEMAEELAQETMMQVWRKAHLFDPQKAAASTWIFTIARNLRIDRLRQRKHIEVDEADPTLIVDDAPIADEVVSQSQQAALVQNALVELPQDQRVVVELSFFEDISHSEIAERLNIPLGTVKSRLRLALGKLRNGLEGVS; encoded by the coding sequence ATGAACGGTACAGCGACAAACAGACGCGCCCCGGCCAACCCGGAGGATGCCCGTCAGTATGCCGACTGGATCGTCGCGATTGCGGCTTCGCGCGATAAGGCCGCCTTTGCCCGTCTGTTCGCCCATTTCGGGCCACGGGTAAAGGTTTACATGTTCCGTTTTATCGGAACCCAGGAAATGGCCGAAGAACTTGCACAGGAAACGATGATGCAGGTTTGGCGCAAGGCGCATTTGTTTGACCCGCAAAAAGCCGCGGCAAGCACCTGGATTTTCACCATTGCCCGTAACCTTCGGATCGACCGGTTACGGCAACGCAAACATATCGAAGTGGACGAGGCCGACCCAACGCTGATTGTTGATGACGCCCCGATTGCGGACGAAGTTGTCAGCCAGAGCCAACAAGCCGCCCTGGTACAAAACGCCCTGGTCGAGTTGCCACAGGATCAAAGAGTGGTCGTGGAATTGTCGTTTTTTGAAGACATATCGCACAGTGAAATTGCCGAAAGGCTAAACATCCCGTTAGGCACGGTAAAATCACGCCTGCGGCTTGCACTGGGCAAATTACGTAATGGACTGGAGGGGGTATCATGA
- a CDS encoding NAD(P)/FAD-dependent oxidoreductase: protein MKIAVVGSGISGLSAAWLLSQKHDVTLYEKDDRPGGHSNTVEAGSTPVDTGFIVYNTKSYPNLCALFDHLNVPTTATDMSFAASLDDGRVEYGGSDLASLCAQKRNLFRPSFWSMIRDILRFYREAPKVLQDPEAGAQSLGAYLTRHRYSQAFIDDHLLPMGAAIWSTPVDMMMSYPVAAFVRFCDNHGLLQIKDRPQWRTVVGGSRQYVQRMLAGIGTVVLDRAVAEVGPTTEGGAFVQDRYGQREDYDHVILACHADQALALQPEPDAAVARLLRSFRYERNLAILHNDATLMPKNRKVWSSWNYLRHSGGDVPKVCVTYWMNHLQHIDENQPLFVTLNPPVQPRDGSVIRSFLYDHPVFDNDAMAAQRMLWNVQGTHNIWYCGSYFGYGFHEDGIQSGLAVAEAVGAVRRPWNVENESGRIHVTPLVRQKGTGTEAA from the coding sequence ATGAAAATTGCTGTCGTCGGTTCCGGTATTTCCGGTCTTTCGGCGGCGTGGCTGCTGTCGCAAAAGCATGACGTGACACTGTATGAAAAGGATGATCGCCCCGGCGGTCATTCCAATACGGTTGAGGCGGGAAGCACTCCGGTTGATACCGGGTTCATTGTTTATAATACCAAAAGCTATCCCAACCTGTGCGCGCTGTTTGATCATTTGAATGTGCCAACAACGGCAACCGATATGTCCTTTGCCGCATCGCTAGATGATGGCCGGGTTGAATATGGTGGCAGCGACCTTGCCAGCCTGTGTGCGCAAAAGCGCAATTTGTTTCGTCCGTCCTTCTGGTCCATGATCCGCGATATTTTGCGTTTTTACCGCGAGGCCCCAAAGGTCCTGCAGGACCCGGAAGCCGGGGCCCAAAGTCTGGGTGCGTATCTCACCCGGCACCGCTACAGCCAGGCCTTTATCGATGATCATCTTTTGCCAATGGGGGCGGCGATTTGGTCAACCCCGGTCGATATGATGATGTCTTATCCGGTCGCGGCCTTTGTGCGGTTTTGTGACAATCACGGCCTGCTGCAAATAAAAGATCGTCCGCAATGGCGCACGGTTGTTGGCGGGTCGCGCCAATATGTGCAGCGTATGCTGGCCGGTATTGGCACTGTGGTGCTGGACCGTGCCGTGGCCGAAGTTGGCCCCACCACGGAAGGCGGTGCCTTTGTCCAGGATCGCTATGGTCAGCGTGAAGACTATGACCATGTGATTTTGGCCTGCCACGCCGACCAGGCCCTTGCCCTGCAACCGGAGCCTGATGCTGCCGTCGCCCGTTTGTTAAGGTCCTTTCGATATGAGCGCAATCTGGCGATTTTGCACAATGATGCCACGCTGATGCCAAAGAACCGCAAGGTCTGGTCGAGCTGGAATTATCTGCGCCATTCGGGGGGTGATGTGCCCAAGGTCTGTGTGACCTACTGGATGAACCATTTGCAGCATATTGATGAAAACCAGCCGCTTTTTGTGACGCTCAATCCGCCGGTTCAGCCGCGTGACGGGTCGGTAATCCGGTCGTTTTTATATGATCATCCGGTCTTTGACAATGATGCGATGGCAGCCCAGCGCATGTTGTGGAACGTGCAGGGCACGCACAATATCTGGTATTGCGGCAGCTATTTTGGCTATGGATTTCATGAAGATGGCATTCAGTCCGGCCTGGCCGTGGCCGAGGCGGTGGGGGCGGTACGCCGCCCCTGGAATGTCGAAAATGAAAGCGGGCGTATTCATGTCACCCCGCTTGTGCGTCAAAAAGGCACCGGAACAGAGGCAGCATAA
- a CDS encoding DUF1365 domain-containing protein → MAQSGEQKVMSEQGSALYQGVVTHQRVRPRQHRLRYRVVSFLFDLDEIDDLHRRLRFFSRNRFNLFSFHDRDFGQGERTDIKAQILDILQKNGLGDCGARIEILCYPRILGFVFNPLSVYFCYREDGGLGAILHDVSNTFGDRHGYLIPVTDDCHDAKGVVHQQCAKGFYVSPFIGMKADYRFRICPPGEKVAVVIAESDDAGVFLNAAFAGNRTSMTDRNLLSAFVRYPLMTLKVVAGIHWEAVHLWRKGFTFHRRPTPPENRITYVASNGAALLSTSGKGNHHA, encoded by the coding sequence ATGGCACAATCGGGCGAGCAAAAGGTGATGTCAGAACAGGGTTCAGCCCTGTATCAGGGTGTGGTCACGCATCAGCGTGTGCGCCCGCGCCAGCATCGCCTGCGCTATCGGGTGGTGTCGTTTTTGTTTGACCTTGACGAAATTGACGACCTGCATCGTCGCCTCAGGTTTTTCAGCCGGAATCGGTTTAACCTGTTTTCTTTTCATGACCGCGATTTTGGCCAGGGGGAGCGCACCGATATCAAGGCGCAAATCCTCGACATCCTGCAGAAAAACGGTCTAGGCGATTGTGGTGCCCGCATTGAAATCCTGTGTTATCCGCGCATTCTGGGGTTCGTTTTTAACCCGCTAAGCGTTTATTTCTGTTACCGGGAAGATGGGGGGCTTGGGGCCATTTTACATGATGTGTCCAACACCTTTGGCGACCGGCACGGATATTTAATTCCGGTGACGGATGATTGTCATGATGCCAAGGGCGTTGTGCATCAGCAATGCGCCAAGGGGTTTTATGTATCCCCCTTTATCGGCATGAAGGCCGATTACCGGTTTCGCATTTGCCCGCCCGGCGAAAAGGTGGCTGTTGTCATTGCCGAAAGTGATGATGCCGGTGTTTTTCTGAATGCCGCCTTTGCCGGAAACCGCACGTCGATGACAGATCGAAATCTTCTATCTGCCTTTGTGCGATACCCGCTTATGACGCTCAAGGTCGTTGCCGGTATTCACTGGGAAGCGGTGCATTTGTGGCGCAAGGGTTTCACCTTCCATCGTCGCCCGACCCCGCCCGAAAACCGTATCACCTATGTTGCCAGCAACGGTGCTGCCCTTCTGTCCACGTCAGGAAAAGGTAATCATCATGCCTGA
- a CDS encoding cyclopropane-fatty-acyl-phospholipid synthase family protein: MPDRSRSNSMVVRSLRERVLPLIGSVMRPKSMLERMLVRILAHLHYGRLTLVLPDGRTLNFSGREKLDLHAVLELRNWRALRKLFTGGDLAFAEAYIEGEWRSPDLTRLMRFAIANENIVKARFAAGVFARLMYRAAHLRNANTLEGSRRNISYHYDLGNDFYKLWLDPGMTYSSALYQHDDQSLAEAQQAKYDRICELAGLKPGETVLEVGCGWGGFAEIAAGKYGCHVDGVTLSHEQLAYARQRLGDAGLGDRAIMRLRDYRHQDGQYDHLVSIEMFEAVGEENWATYFDMVRQRLSPGGKAVLQIITIAEDRFDGYRSGADFIQRYIFPGGMLPSPSALEKAVNGAGLKLQHSEFFGQSYARTLAEWQRDFQHNWETIAKQGFDDRFKRMWEYYLSYCQTGFEAGTIDVGLFVIGHDDGAH, translated from the coding sequence ATGCCTGATCGTTCCCGGTCCAATTCAATGGTTGTGCGTTCCCTACGCGAACGTGTTTTGCCCTTGATCGGCAGCGTCATGCGGCCAAAATCCATGCTGGAACGCATGTTGGTGCGGATTTTGGCGCATTTGCATTATGGGCGGTTAACCCTGGTTCTGCCCGATGGACGCACCCTTAATTTTTCCGGGCGCGAAAAACTGGACCTGCATGCCGTGCTGGAATTGCGTAACTGGCGCGCCTTGCGCAAGCTGTTCACCGGGGGCGATCTGGCTTTTGCCGAGGCCTATATCGAAGGCGAATGGCGCAGCCCGGATCTAACCCGTCTGATGCGGTTTGCCATTGCCAATGAAAACATCGTCAAGGCCCGCTTTGCCGCCGGTGTTTTTGCCCGGCTGATGTATCGGGCGGCGCATTTGCGCAATGCCAATACCCTCGAAGGTTCGCGGCGCAATATTTCCTATCACTATGATTTGGGAAATGACTTTTACAAGCTGTGGCTGGACCCCGGCATGACCTATTCCTCCGCCCTGTATCAGCACGATGATCAATCGCTGGCCGAAGCCCAGCAGGCAAAATATGACCGCATTTGTGAACTTGCCGGGCTTAAACCGGGTGAAACAGTGCTGGAGGTTGGTTGTGGCTGGGGTGGTTTTGCCGAAATTGCGGCGGGCAAATATGGTTGCCATGTCGATGGCGTAACCCTGTCGCACGAACAGCTTGCTTATGCCCGCCAGCGCCTTGGCGATGCTGGGCTGGGCGACCGCGCCATTATGCGATTGCGCGATTACCGCCATCAGGACGGGCAATATGATCATCTGGTGTCGATTGAAATGTTCGAGGCGGTGGGTGAGGAAAACTGGGCCACCTATTTTGACATGGTGCGCCAGCGGTTAAGCCCGGGTGGCAAGGCGGTTTTGCAAATCATCACCATTGCCGAAGATCGCTTTGATGGTTATCGCAGCGGGGCGGATTTTATTCAGCGTTATATTTTCCCCGGTGGGATGTTGCCCTCTCCCTCTGCCCTGGAAAAGGCGGTGAATGGGGCAGGGCTCAAACTTCAGCATTCGGAATTTTTTGGTCAGTCCTATGCGCGCACTCTGGCGGAATGGCAGCGCGATTTTCAGCATAACTGGGAAACCATTGCCAAGCAGGGCTTTGACGACCGCTTTAAACGGATGTGGGAATATTACCTGTCCTATTGCCAGACCGGGTTTGAAGCCGGGACCATTGATGTGGGCCTGTTTGTGATTGGACATGATGATGGCGCACACTGA
- a CDS encoding MFS transporter, whose translation MAGTPNTNPNRLTALCYATPALAAAIPTIPAYILLPSLYGDTLGLGLTLTGILFFVIRLIDMFTDPLVGYLSDHTQTRKPWVIAGAVLAGIGIWFLFNPPSAPSGFYLFGWASLLFIGWTMFQVPYLAWGAELSGDYDQRGNISALREGTGLVGILLAGAVPVVAGINAPLAQTSLLGNVTLVVGALGVLILALFVPDMLRNKKGVQDGGLKSALAAGTRQGDQKAEKSLSKVGQLRAGIAGLWKNRLFVRLLCAWMINGLANGLPAVCFPLFIRYGLGLNSADQNILILLYFALAVIAMPVWVMLGGRFGRPVIWCWAMIAAIVAFVFVPFLGQGDFIGFAVICAVTGAALGADLALPPAIQADVDDWDQYRFGKSRTGLLFALWNMTNKLALALAAGFAFPVLGAVGLTTIGVTEQSGASTANEWAVGVLVVIYAVVPVVLKIMAVAMMWRFPLGRRHQLALRRRLDRRMS comes from the coding sequence ATGGCAGGCACGCCTAATACCAACCCCAACCGTTTAACGGCACTTTGTTACGCCACGCCGGCGCTGGCGGCGGCGATACCGACGATTCCGGCCTATATCCTGCTGCCCAGCCTGTATGGCGATACGCTGGGGCTGGGGTTAACGCTGACGGGGATTTTGTTTTTTGTCATCCGCCTGATCGACATGTTTACCGACCCGCTGGTGGGGTATTTGTCCGATCATACGCAAACACGCAAACCCTGGGTCATTGCCGGGGCGGTGCTGGCGGGCATTGGTATCTGGTTTTTGTTTAATCCGCCATCGGCCCCGTCGGGGTTTTATCTGTTTGGCTGGGCCAGTTTGCTGTTTATCGGCTGGACGATGTTTCAGGTGCCTTATCTTGCCTGGGGGGCCGAACTTTCGGGCGATTATGACCAGCGCGGCAATATTTCCGCCCTGCGCGAAGGCACCGGGCTGGTGGGCATTTTGCTGGCGGGCGCGGTGCCGGTTGTGGCGGGTATTAACGCGCCATTGGCGCAAACATCCCTGCTTGGGAATGTCACCCTTGTTGTCGGGGCGCTTGGCGTTTTGATTTTGGCGCTGTTTGTGCCCGATATGTTGCGCAACAAAAAGGGTGTGCAGGACGGTGGCCTGAAATCGGCCCTTGCAGCCGGCACCCGTCAGGGTGATCAAAAGGCTGAAAAATCCCTTTCAAAGGTTGGTCAACTCCGTGCAGGTATCGCCGGTTTGTGGAAAAACCGGCTGTTTGTGCGGCTGTTATGTGCCTGGATGATTAACGGGCTGGCCAACGGTTTGCCTGCGGTGTGTTTTCCGTTGTTCATCCGTTATGGCTTGGGACTCAATTCGGCGGATCAGAATATTTTGATCCTGCTTTATTTTGCGCTCGCTGTTATCGCCATGCCGGTTTGGGTGATGCTGGGCGGGCGGTTTGGCAGGCCCGTCATTTGGTGCTGGGCGATGATTGCGGCCATTGTCGCCTTTGTCTTTGTTCCTTTTTTGGGGCAGGGTGATTTTATTGGTTTTGCCGTGATTTGTGCGGTCACGGGTGCTGCCCTTGGCGCTGATCTGGCTTTGCCACCTGCCATTCAGGCCGATGTGGATGACTGGGACCAGTACCGCTTCGGTAAATCCCGCACCGGCCTTTTGTTTGCCTTGTGGAATATGACCAACAAGCTGGCCCTGGCGCTGGCTGCGGGTTTTGCGTTTCCGGTGTTGGGGGCGGTGGGGTTAACCACCATTGGCGTGACAGAGCAAAGCGGGGCCAGCACAGCAAATGAATGGGCTGTGGGTGTTTTGGTGGTGATCTATGCCGTTGTCCCCGTCGTACTGAAAATTATGGCTGTTGCGATGATGTGGCGTTTCCCCCTGGGGCGGCGTCATCAACTGGCCCTGCGTCGGCGTCTTGACCGTCGCATGTCGTGA
- a CDS encoding DUF3833 domain-containing protein, with protein MLRTGLLFLFVIFVGGCSAMKPQDFAHKEPVFDVYAYFQGHSRAWGIFEDRFGKLRRQFTVDIHGEVNDGVLALTEDFVYDDGETEQRIWKIHKTGDHTYEGTFGDIVGVALGEQYGNALNWNYEMDLKVGDGTWRVSFDDWMFLQPNGVLVNRARVRKWGLEIGEVSLFFAKPNAPLFSQAAE; from the coding sequence ATGCTGCGGACAGGGCTGCTTTTTCTGTTTGTTATATTCGTCGGTGGATGTTCGGCAATGAAGCCCCAGGATTTTGCCCACAAAGAACCCGTTTTTGATGTCTATGCCTATTTTCAGGGCCATAGCCGTGCCTGGGGCATCTTTGAGGACCGATTTGGCAAGCTGCGCCGCCAGTTTACCGTGGATATTCATGGCGAAGTCAATGACGGGGTCCTGGCCCTGACCGAAGATTTTGTCTATGACGATGGCGAGACCGAACAGCGCATCTGGAAAATTCACAAAACCGGCGACCATACCTATGAAGGTACATTTGGCGATATTGTGGGCGTTGCGCTGGGCGAACAATATGGCAATGCGCTGAATTGGAATTACGAAATGGACCTGAAGGTTGGTGATGGCACCTGGCGGGTCAGCTTTGATGACTGGATGTTTTTGCAGCCCAATGGTGTCTTGGTCAATCGGGCGCGGGTGCGCAAATGGGGCCTGGAAATTGGCGAGGTCTCGCTGTTTTTTGCTAAGCCTAATGCGCCACTTTTTTCGCAAGCTGCCGAATAA
- a CDS encoding nuclear transport factor 2 family protein: MNTTHNTDETRQQTLDRYAGIYAKLSPDTLKDLKKVTTRDICFTDPFTTITGQDALCDYMGKMFEGAKGAKFAITHSMVCKDMGFLRWHFSAKVAVIGLWEFTGMSEVTFNADGTLIATHKDHWDSGTEFYAKIPVLRWFIRQLAKKVAH; the protein is encoded by the coding sequence ATGAATACCACCCATAACACAGATGAAACACGCCAGCAGACGCTGGATCGCTATGCCGGGATTTATGCCAAGCTTAGCCCTGATACCCTGAAAGATTTAAAAAAAGTCACCACCCGCGACATCTGCTTTACCGACCCGTTTACCACCATCACCGGGCAGGATGCGCTGTGTGACTATATGGGGAAAATGTTTGAAGGTGCCAAGGGCGCCAAATTTGCCATCACCCATTCAATGGTATGTAAGGACATGGGATTTTTGCGCTGGCATTTTTCGGCCAAAGTCGCCGTCATCGGCCTGTGGGAATTTACCGGCATGTCCGAGGTAACATTTAACGCGGATGGCACCTTGATTGCCACCCACAAGGACCATTGGGATTCCGGCACGGAATTTTATGCCAAAATTCCGGTACTCCGCTGGTTTATTCGGCAGCTTGCGAAAAAAGTGGCGCATTAG